From the Cyanobacterium sp. T60_A2020_053 genome, the window GACGAGCATCTCCTCTTTGTTCTCTACCAATGGTAGGATTCAAGTTAATTCTTAAAATCTCACCCCGTTGAATTTTCATTAAATCAATTCTTCTCCCTGACATTCACTATTGATAAAATCTTTTACATCATCAGGATAGGTAAAGTCGGCTGGAATACTCTCTAACAATTCATCAAGGGTCAAAGATACTTTTTTCTTTTTAAGAATTAAACTATCATTATCTTGAGTTAATTCAACTATTGATTTTGTATCTAAATTTAAACTTTTAGCCAACGTGTG encodes:
- a CDS encoding AbrB/MazE/SpoVT family DNA-binding domain-containing protein, which translates into the protein MEVELKKWGNSIGLRIPHTLAKSLNLDTKSIVELTQDNDSLILKKKKVSLTLDELLESIPADFTYPDDVKDFINSECQGEELI